The Podospora bellae-mahoneyi strain CBS 112042 chromosome 7, whole genome shotgun sequence genome includes a window with the following:
- the TIM8 gene encoding Mitochondrial import inner membrane translocase subunit tim8 (COG:U; EggNog:ENOG503P6QF), translating into MSSSLALDQADIEKLNDKDKAELRQFFANEEQKSKIQSQSHALTSLCWKKCMASSTFKSGALDGTEKACLANCVERFMDVNMATVRQLAGMGGRH; encoded by the exons atgtcctcctccctcgccctcgaccaAGCCGATATCGAGAAGCTCAacgacaaggacaaggccgaGCTCCGCCAGTTCTTCGCCAACGAGGAGCAAAAGAGCAAGATCCAGAGCC AATCCCAcgccctcacctccctctgctgGAAAAAGTGCATggcatcctccaccttcaaGTCGGGCGCCCTCGACGGCACGGAAAAGGCCTGCCTCGCCAACTGCGTTGAGAGGTTCATGGACGTTAACATGGCTACTGTTAGGCAGCTGGCTGGCATGGGGGGACGTCACTAG
- the UTR4 gene encoding enolase-phosphatase E1 (EggNog:ENOG503P1UD; COG:E) produces MTTLLPALCTASPHWPHSFSRTAHRLTVRSPRHLQPDHFHSRPPSSAPKRSLLPRQPFHHPRTRAECANTTRGVQLCAMASSSQPKVVLLDIEGTVCPISFVKDVLFPYALSALPATLKAQWDEPEFSQYRDTFPAEHASSQEALTAHVKDLMSRDVKIAYLKSLQGYLWESGYKSGELKAPLFDDVAPKFVQWKKAGEKIMIYSSGSVAAQKLLFKHTNGQPADLIPEISDFFDTVNAGPKQEASSYQTILAAHPEFPEANSWLFLSDNVKEVEAAKQAGMQSFVVERPGNAELSAEDREKHRVIKTFAEI; encoded by the exons ATGACGACGTTGCTCCCAGCTCTCTGCACTGCATCACCTCACTGGCCTCACAGCTTCTCACGAACTGCTCACCGCCTGACAGTTCGCAGTCCACGGCATCTCCAACCGGACCATTTTCATTCTCGgcccccatcctccgctcCGAAAagatccctcctcccacgccAGCCTTTCCATCATCCCCGAACCCGCGCCGAGTGCGCTAACACAACACGCGGGGTCCAGCTTTGCGCAATGGCGTCGTCCAGCCAGCCCAAGGTCGTGCTCCTTGACATTG AGGGCACAGTATGTCCCATCTCATTCGTCAAGGATGTGCTT TTTCCCTACGCTCTCTCAGCGCTCCCAGCAACCCTTAAAGCCCAATGGGACGAGCCAGAGTTCTCACAGTACAGGGACACCTTTCCGGCAGAGCATGCCAGCTCACAAGAAGCCTTGACAGCTCATGTGAAGGACCTCATGAGCCGTGATGTCAAGATCGCCTACCTCAAGAGCCTCCAGGGTTATCTCTGGGAGTCCGGCTACAAGTCCGGCGAGCTCAAGGCCCCGCTCTTCGACGATGTCGCTCCCAAGTTTGTCCAGTGGAAGAAGGCCGGAGAGAAGATCATGATCTACTCTTCCGGATCGGTGGCGGCGCAAAAGCTGCTGTTCAAGCACACCAACGGCCAGCCGGCCGATCTGATTCCCGAGATTTCCGACTTTTTTGACACAGTCAATGCCGGGCCAAAGCAAGAGGCGTCGTCCTACCAGACCATCCTGGCAGCTCATCCGGAATTCCCAGAGGCGAACAGCTGGCTCTTCCTGAGTGACAATGtcaaggaggtggaggctgcCAAGCAAGCTGGGATGCAGAGCTTTGTTGTCGAGCGGCCGGGCAATGCCGAGTTGTCGGCTGAGGACAGAGAGAAGCACCGGGTCATCAAGACATTTGCTGAGATTTAG
- a CDS encoding hypothetical protein (EggNog:ENOG503NTXN), translated as MNRFSSISRTITTKLSIETPYSHSQTSHFQVSPQQQKATMTMPIPTPNERIRRFKEALSIVYGPFDNILSSPDPEASALSWTPPSSPGAAGHLGRYLWTDAFGVVNFITLSKELSCPLYLTLAKRLVTTVHETLGRTRDLSSRLPGATDAEPLKGGLRIGKLHSEEEDPRDGDGQYHHYLTLWMFALNRLALATGEKQWSLLAVQLAKAVHNKFIVRNRSNHLAERMVWKMSTDLSRVSVPTEGHLDAATGFVVYRLLQRTAEYMHGPPGDLVSEIADYRLLMGREGKMRVSNDCLDLGMGLWICHFFRDEDWARTLGSQSLEVGKILLDGKRGVASRDANRRLAFREFGACLGLRCYGCGADAELKESMKGVLEFWQRYLEGSTDEDLKPISLVMYAAAGLPGAFEDGYLGRG; from the exons ATGAACCGTTTTTCTTCCATCTCGAGaactatcaccaccaaactcaGTATCGAAACGCCATATTCTCATTCCCAGACATCACATTTCCAAGTATcaccccaacagcaaaaggCCACCATGACAAtgcccatcccaacccccaatgAGCGCATCCGCCGCTTCAAAGAAGCCCTCTCCATAGTCTACGGCCCCTTTGAcaacatcctctcctccccggaCCCAGAAGCTTCCGCCTTGTCGTGgacgccgccctcctccccgggCGCAGCCGGTCACCTAGGCCGTTACCTCTGGACCGATGCCTTTGGCGTAGTCAACTTCATCACCTTATCCAAAGAGCTTTCTTGTCCTCTTTACCTAACCCTCGCCAAAAGACTCGTCACCACCGTCCACGAAACCCTAGGCCGCACCCGGGACCTATCCTCCCGTCTTCCTGGTGCTACAGACGCAGAGCCCCTAAAGGGCGGTCTCCGGATAGGAAAACTCCActctgaagaagaagacccaCGTGATGGCGACGGGCAGTATCACCACTACCTGACATTATGGATGTTTGCGCTCAACAGGCTGGCCTTGGCGACGGGGGAGAAACAGTGGAGTTTACTGGCTGTTCAGCTTGCCAAGGCGGTGCACAACAAGTTTATCGTCAGGAACAGGAGCAATCATCTTGCAGAGAGGATGGTGTGGAAGATGTCTACTGATTTGTCGCGGGTGTCGGTTCCCACGGAGGGACATCTTGATGCCGCGACGGGGTTTGTCGTTTATAGGCTTTTGCAGAGAACGGCCGAGTACATGCATGGCCCACCGGGGGATTTGGTGTCAGAGATTGCGGATTACCGGcttttgatggggagggaggggaagatgagAGTGAGTAATGACTGTTTGGacttggggatggggttgtggatATGCCATTTCTTCCGTGATGAGGATTGGGCCAGGACTTTGGGTAGTCAGagtttggaggtggggaaGATACTCctggatgggaagaggggggtcGCGAGCAGGGACGCAAATAGGAGGTTGGCTTTCCGGGAGTTTGGAGCCTgtttggggttgaggtgtTATGGGTGCGGAGCTGATGCGGAGCTGAAGGAGAGCATGAAGGGGGTGCTGGAGTTTTGGCAGCGATACTTGGAGGGTTCGACAGATGAGGATTTGAAGCCAATTTCGTTGGTCATGTACGCTGCGGCTGGGCTCCCAGGTG CATTTGAGGATGGGTATCTGGGTCGCGGATAG
- the TPK2_1 gene encoding cAMP-dependent protein kinase catalytic subunit (EggNog:ENOG503NW6U; COG:T), whose product MECLRDDFQRGVILGGRYQTISPLNHGSFGQVLLAKDLRTSETVAIKCITKQSAANDAGIEFAIDEKSEEIAVHKHLGSHPNIVNHLDDFETEHHKYLVLEFCERGDLYEAIRIDHGPLETEHVRRFMLQLVDAVEYCHAKGVFHRDIKPENIFLTQDGSMKLGDFGLATRDEWTTEVMVGSDRYMSPEQYENDGDGYSPAQADIWAIGICLLNILFSRNPFATPTPADPLFLDFTRDKQSLFDVFPMMSADTFEVIDHCMNLDPAKRSLAATRQALLRVKSFTTQDEDLVDAFCSADRRVVASANREPLRTPSVQSPMVDTGAFPWAKALQATPPKPIRQLSIIHDYDEGYDEDLFSRSGGTDWFSKPTQTPMSSFVDSSLGASIQSSNLYNFQPRLPAKALAKVSPMAGSLPINMSKNRNQSAMSWAFSRENNQVSKSWSDLWDDEEEEQQQEQARQLQALKEMNSRTWSHESQTETPVADNDDTPRLGLSPITKTASVVNLNDKENEIPSIDAALGSAIDDDDFDSDGLFLYEAPPVKEEPQRPSRASPKRSGVDKWSVLGERRRACNGTTPSKDPEVTLRTGHHMGAGFPSNTPSKAHGVHDSFSGVDHHTPVSTFNLSTHNKNNNNHHHYTPHRRGSNHGKERIKECPWSKGRDRDWNFDWRKDKRNAFGDLEWVGGWPAAARS is encoded by the coding sequence ATGGAATGCCTTCGCGACGACTTTCAGCGCGGCGTCATCCTCGGCGGCCGGTATCAGACCATCTCCCCACTCAACCACGGCTCGTTCGGCCAGGTTTTGCTCGCCAAGGATCTTCGAACAAGTGAGACTGTGGCCATCAAGTGCATCACAAAGCAGTCTGCTGCCAATGACGCCGGCATCGAGTTCGCCATCGACGAGAAGTCGGAGGAAATCGCTGTGCACAAGCACTTGGGATCTCATCCGAACATTGTCAACCATCTTGACGACTTCGAAACCGAGCATCACAAGTACCTGGTCCTCGAGTTCTGCGAGCGCGGTGACCTGTACGAGGCCATCCGCATCGATCATGGCCCCCTCGAGACGGAACACGTGAGACGCTTCATGTTGCAGCTCGTCGACGCCGTGGAATACTGCCATGCCAAGGGTGTCTTCCACCGTGACATCAAGCCCGAGAACATCTTCTTGACCCAAGACGGCTCCATGAAGCTTGGTGACTTTGGACTTGCTACCAGGGATGAGTGGACCACCGAGGTCATGGTCGGAAGCGACCGCTACATGTCCCCAGAACAGTATGAGAATGATGGTGACGGATACTCGCCTGCTCAAGCCGACATCTGGGCCATTGGTATCTGCCTGCTGAACATCCTGTTCTCTCGGAACCCCTTCGCCACGCCGACCCCCGCCGATCCCCTGTTCTTGGACTTCACCAGAGACAAGCAGTCGTTGTTTGACGTGTTCCCCATGATGTCAGCAGACACCTTCGAGGTTATCGACCACTGCATGAACTTGGACCCCGCCAAGCGCTCTCTTGCCGCCACCCGTCAAGCGCTCCTCCGTGTCAAGAGCTTTACCACCCAGGATGAGGATCTCGTGGATGCCTTCTGCTCCGCCGACCGCCGTGTTGTCGCCAGCGCCAACCGTGAGCCCCTTCGCACACCGTCCGTGCAGAGCCCCATGGTGGACACTGGTGCCTTCCCTTGGGCCAAGGCCCTCCAggccacccctcccaagcccatcCGCCAACTCAGCATCATCCACGACTACGACGAGGGTTACGACGAGGACTTGTTCTCGAGGTCCGGCGGCACCGACTGGTTCTCCAAGCCAACGCAAACACCCATGTCATCCTTTGTGGACTCGAGCTTGGGAGCTTCCATCCAGTCCTCCAACCTCTACAACTTCCAGCCCAGACTTCCAGCAAAGGCTTTGGCCAAGGTGTCACCCATGGCTGGGTCTCTTCCCATCAACATGTCCAAGAACCGCAACCAATCTGCCATGTCATGGGCCTTCAGCCGCGAGAACAACCAGGTCTCTAAGAGCTGGAGTGATCTTtgggacgacgaggaggaggagcagcagcaggagcaggctAGGCAACTGCAGGCTCTGAAGGAGATGAACTCGAGGACTTGGAGCCACGAGAGTCAGACCGAGACTCCCGTTGCTGACAACGACGACACCCCTCGTCTTGGCCTgtcacccatcaccaagacggCCAGCGTTGTAAACCTCAACGACAAGGAGAACGAGATCCCGTCCATTGACGCCGCCCTGGGCTCCGCcatcgacgatgacgactttGATTCGGATGGTCTCTTCCTCTACGAAGCTCCGCCTGTCAAGGAGGAACCTCAACGCCCCAGTCGCGCTTCTCCCAAACGCAGCGGTGTGGACAAGTGGTCGGTTCTAGGAGAGCGCCGACGGGCTTGCAACGGCACTACACCTTCCAAGGACCCAGAGGTCACCCTCCGGACAGGGCATCATATGGGGGCTGGCTTCCCTAGCAACACACCATCGAAGGCGCATGGCGTTCATGATTCCTTCAGCGGCGTTGATCACCACACTCCCGTTTCCACATTCAACCTCTCTACtcacaacaagaacaacaacaatcatcatcattacaCCCCACACCGCAGGGGTAGCAACCATGGGAAGGAGCGCATCAAGGAGTGCCCATGGAGCAAGGGACGCGATCGAGACTGGAATTTTGATTGGCGCAAGGATAAGCGCAACGCCTTTGGCGATCTCGAgtgggttggtggctggCCAGCAGCGGCTCGCTCATAA
- the HSP98 gene encoding Heat shock protein hsp98 (COG:O; EggNog:ENOG503NXN8): MNSKMEFTDRAKKALEDAMVLAEQYAHSQLLPVHLAVALLDPLPDQSKDLQNAPPGTTQTLLRQVVERAHGDPQLFDRALKKMLVRLPSQDPPPESVSMAPSFNNVLRKAMELQKVQKDTYIAVDHLIQALSEDVSIQGALKEANIPKPKLVQEAVQQIRGTKRVDSRNADTEQENENLAKFTIDMTAMAREGKIDPVIGREEEIRRVVRILSRRTKNNPVLIGEPGVGKTTVVEGLAQRIVNNDVPDNLAACKLLSLDVGALVAGSKYRGEFEERMKGVLKEIQESKEMIVLFVDEIHLLMGAGSSGEGGMDAANLLKPMLARGQLHCIGATTLAEYRKYIEKDAAFERRFQQVLVKEPTIPETISILRGLKEKYEVHHGVNIADAAIVASANLAARYLTSRRLPDSAVDLIDEAAAAVRVARESQPEIIDSLERRLRQLKIEIHALSREKDEASKTRLAQARQDAENVEEELRPLREKYERERQRGKDIQEAKLKLEALRVKAEDASRVGDHSRAADLQYYAIPEQEAVIRRLEKEKAAADAALNANGGDSGGSMITDVVGPDQINEIVARWTGIPVTRLKTTEREKLLHMEKALGKIVVGQKEAVQSVSNAIRLQRSGLANPNQPPSFLFCGPSGTGKTLLTKALAEFLFDDPKSMIRFDMSEYQERHSLSRMIGAPPGYVGHDSGGQLTEALRRKPFSILLFDEVEKAAKEVLTVLLQLMDDGRITDGQGRVVDAKNCIVVMTSNLGAEYLARPNGKDGKIDPTTRELVMNALRSYFLPEFLNRINSIVIFNRLTRKEIRRIVDLRISEIQKRLSDNDRNVIIKVSEAAKDKLGAQGYSPAYGARPLQRLLEKEVLNRMAILILRGSIRDGEVARVDLVDNKVTVLPNHQESEASDEEMMIDSDDALDEIAPDSMDEDLYND; the protein is encoded by the coding sequence ATGAACTCGAAAATGGAGTTTACCGACCGAGCCaagaaggcgttggaggacGCCATGGTCCTCGCCGAACAGTACGCACACTCACAGCTGCTGCCAGTACACTTGGCAGTCGCCCTACTCGAtcccctccccgaccagaGCAAAGATCTTCAGAACGCACCACCAGGGACGACACAAACACTCCTACGACAAGTCGTTGAGCGCGCCCATGGCGATCCCCAGCTCTTCGACCGTGCTCTCAAGAAGATGCTCGTCCGCCTGCCGAGCCAAGACCCCCCACCAGAGTCGGTCTCGATGGCGCCCTCGTTCAACAATGTCCTTCGCAAGGCCATGGAGCTGCAAAAGGTGCAGAAAGATACCTACATAGCTGTAGACCATCTCATCCAAGCCCTCTCAGAAGATGTGTCGATCCAGGGTGCCCTCAAGGAGGCCAACATCCCCAAGCCAAAACTAGTGCAGGAGGCTGTGCAGCAAATCCGCGGCACCAAGCGTGTCGACTCTCGCAATGCCGACACAGAGCAGGAGAACGAGAATCTCGCCAAATTCACCATCGACATGACTGCCATGGCCAGAGAGGGTAAGATTGATCCCGTCATTGGCCGTGAGGAAGAGATCCGCCGCGTCGTCCGCATTCTTTCTCGGCGCACAAAGAACAACCCGGTGCTCATCGGTGAGCCCGGTGTGGGTAAGACGACCGTTGTCGAAGGTCTTGCCCAGCGGATTGTCAACAATGATGTCCCCGACAACCTTGCGGCCTGCAAGCTGCTCTCTCTGGATGTCGGAGCGCTGGTCGCAGGCAGCAAGTACAGAGGCGAGTTCGAGGAGCGTATGAAGGGCGTTTTGAAGGAAATTCAGGAGTCTAAGGAGATGATTGTCCTGTTTGTCGACGAGATCCACCTTCTCATGGGTGCTGGTTCATCTGGCGAGGGTGGCATGGATGCCGCCAACTTGCTCAAGCCCATGCTTGCCAGAGGCCAGCTTCACTGTATCGGCGCCACCACCTTGGCCGAGTACCGCAAGTACATTGAGAAGGATGCCGCTTTCGAGCGTCGTTTCCAGCAAGTCCTGGTCAAGGAGCCGACCATTCCCGAGACCATTTCCATTCTCCGTGGTCTCAAGGAGAAGTACGAAGTCCACCACGGTGTCAACATTGCCGATGCCGCCATCGTGGCCTCCGCCAACCTAGCTGCTCGGTACCTCACATCTCGCAGACTCCCCGATTCGGCCGTTGATCTGATCGacgaggctgccgctgcaGTTCGCGTAGCCCGCGAGTCTCAGCCGGAAATTATCGACTCCCTCGAGCGCCGGCTACGCCAACTCAAGATTGAAATTCACGCTTTGTCTCGTGAGAAGGACGAGGCTTCCAAGACCCGACTCGCTCAGGCCCGCCAGGATGCCGAGAacgttgaggaggagttgagaCCACTTCGTGAGAAGTACGAGAGAGAGCGCCAGCGCGGTAAAGACATTCAGGAGGCCAAGTTGAAGTTGGAGGCTCTTCGTGTCAAGGCCGAGGATGCCAGCAGAGTGGGAGACCACAGCCGTGCTGCCGATCTTCAGTACTACGCCATCCCCGAGCAAGAGGCTGTCATTCGGCGccttgagaaggagaaagcTGCCGCTGACGCTGCCCTGAATGCCAACGGCGGTGACTCTGGTGGTTCCATGATCACCGATGTCGTCGGACCAGACCAAATCAACGAAATCGTCGCCCGCTGGACCGGTATTCCCGTCACCCGCCTCAAGACCACCGAGCGGGAGAAGCTTCTGCACATGGAGAAGGCTCTCGGCAAGATTGTCGTCGGTCAGAAAGAAGCTGTCCAGTCCGTGTCCAACGCCATCCGTCTGCAGCGCTCAGGTCtggccaaccccaaccagccTCCTAGCTTCCTGTTCTGCGGTCCCTCCGGTACCGGTAAGACGCTACTCACCAAGGCGCTTGCCGAGTTCCTGTTCGACGATCCGAAGTCAATGATCCGCTTCGATATGTCCGAGTACCAGGAGCGTCACTCCCTGAGCCGCATGATTGGTGCTCCTCCCGGGTACGTTGGTCACGACTCTGGTGGCCAGCTGACCGAGGCCCTTCGTCGCAAGcccttctccatcctcctcttcgacgaggttgagaaggCTGCCAAAGAAGTTTTGACAGTTCTCCTTCAGCTCATGGACGATGGTCGCATCACCGACGGCCAAGGTCGTGTCGTTGATGCCAAGAACTGCATCGTTGTCATGACTTCTAACTTGGGTGCCGAGTACCTCGCTCGACCCAACggcaaggacggcaagaTTGATCCCACCACTCGGGAGCTCGTCATGAATGCTCTCCGCAGCTACTTCCTTCCCGAGTTCCTCAACCGTATCAATTCGATTGTCATCTTCAACCGTCTCACCCGCAAGGAGATTCGTCGCATTGTCGACCTGCGGATTAGCGAAATCCAGAAGCGTCTCAGCGACAACGACCGCAACGTCATCATCAAGGTGTCGGAAGCAGCCAAAGACAAGTTGGGTGCCCAGGGCTACTCGCCAGCCTATGGTGCCAGACCGCTGCAACGCCtgcttgagaaggaggtgctCAACCGCATGGCTATCCTAATCCTGCGCGGCAGCATTCGTGACGGCGAAGTCGCTCGTGTCGACCTGGTGGACAACAAGGTTACTGttctccccaaccaccaagagAGCGAGGCTTCTgacgaggagatgatgattgACTCGGATGATGCTCTGGATGAGATTGCCCCCGATTCGATGGATGAAGATCTCTACAATGACTAG
- a CDS encoding hypothetical protein (EggNog:ENOG503NVDD; COG:S), giving the protein MSPASQPIQITKKRLVICCDGTWMNSDTGYRKSSYRNPIGKTAVPSNVTRLSRSLRRSCTDGTLQVIDYHSGIGSSGSFADVLSGGAFGLSIFENIRSAYSFICANYTDGDEIILVGFSRGAFTARSAAAMVSDLGLLTREGMEYFYPIYKDRQHWRDTKYKDPFPDTPFSDKPKGDDASRKYREMLVEGLTRIHQNHENRPLIKVRADTIGSLGIPHSTAEFRLFDTDLSDRIEYAFHALALDEHRSSFIPTVWERTVDNLGTTDLRQVWFPGNHGNVGGAWKDAGISDITLAWMMDQLASIGVEFDEAVIMRLFDQLEHSYRDMAEKDPKCTHAQKHPRPSRPLIEVEPPPIESNNLPEWVRFRLRSLSTATDTGKKIIGEKHWAIKPICARNIPLRPWALGAIRGSKAAGSKVRSPCAYKKRDPITGKKTKDFLEDTNERMHSSVRVRLALEGLGLNDKGVWEAPALKGKWALRKTTREFLDPIPKTVTSWEKSTASAATTSWKKKLDLSNNQTAHKQDDDESLAASNAATLVETAVEQQRPLQAMDNKGYRWVWEYCGNVKDAPPQKVMVEEQLGPFERQLLRLLGGVPNVYEFAETVEGMDGRKV; this is encoded by the exons ATGTCACCCGCTTCCCAACCAATTCAAATCACCAAAAAACGCCTGGTCATCTGCTGTGATGGCACGTGGATGAACAGTGACACGGGCTACAGGAAATCATCCTACCGGAACCCTATTGGAAAAACGGCTGTTCCGTCCAATGTTACCCGTCTCTCCCGGTCTTTACGTCGGTCATGTACAGATGGAACTCTTCAGGTCATTGATTATCACTCCGGAATTGGCTCAAGTGGCAGTTTCGCAGATGTTTTATCCGGCGGTGCTTTTGGCTTGAGCATCTTTGAG AATATCCGGTCAGCCTACTCCTTCATATGTGCCAACTATaccgatggtgatgagatcATACTTGTGGGCTTCTCACGGGGAGCCTTCACCGCAAGGTCAGCTGCGGCAATGGTCTCGGATCTAGGGCTCCTGACCCGCGAAGGCATGGAGTATTTCTACCCCATCTACAAGGACAGGCAGCATTGGCGGGATACCAAATATAAGGATCCTTTTCCGGATACACCGTTTAGTGATAAGCCCAAAGGGGATGATGCTTCACGGAAGTATCGAGAGATGCTTGTCGAG GGTCTCACACGCATCCATCAGAACCATGAGAACAGGCCACTGATCAAAGTGAGGGCT GACACTATTGGAAGCTTGGGAATACCCCATTCAACCGCCGAATTTCGCTTATTTGACACTGACTTGTCAGATCGTATCGAGTATGCTTTTCATGCACTTGCCCTCGATGAACACAGGTCCTCATTTATACCTACAGTGTGGGAGCGCACCGTTGATAACCTGGGTACCACAGACTTACGCCAGGTTTGGTTTCCAGGCAATCATGGAAATGTAGGCGGGGCCTGGAAAGATGCCGGAATCTCCGACATTACTTTGGCTT GGATGATGGATCAGCTCGCGTCCATTGGCGTCGAGTTTGATGAGGCAGTCATCATGCGCCTTTTTGACCAGCTTGAACACTCTTACCGCGACATGGCTGAGAAAGACCCCAAGTGTACGCATGCACAGAAGCACCCGAGACCAAGCAGGCCGTTGATAGAAGTCGAACCACCTCCAATAGAGTCGAATAATCTCCCAGAATGGGTGCGATTTCGACTGCGAAGTCTTTCAACGGCAACCGATACTGGGAAGAAGATCATCGGCGAGAAGCACTGGGCCATCAAGCCCATCTGCGCAAGAAATATCCCCCTTCGACCCTGGGCGCTCGGCGCAATTCGCGGTTCCAAGGCTGCCGGATCCAAAGTTCGCTCACCATGCGCCTATAAGAAGAGAGATCCTATCACCggaaaaaaaaccaaagaCTTCCTCGAGGATACCAACGAGCGGATGCATAGCTCTGTACGTGTCCGTCTCGCGTTAGAGGGGCTTGGGCTCAACGACAAAGGTGTCTGGGAAGCTCCGGCACTGAAAGGGAAATGGGCCTTGCGAAAGACCACTCGAGAATTTTTGgatcccatccccaaaactGTGACATCATGGGAGAAAAGTACCGCATCAGCTGCAACAACAtcctggaagaagaagctggaccTGTCCAACAATCAGACTGCACACAAacaagatgacgacgagTCGCTGGCTGCTTCAAATGCCGCAACGTTAGTAGAGACGGCAgttgagcagcagcgccCGTTGCAGGCGATGGATAACAAGGGTTAcaggtgggtttgggagtaTTGTGGCAATGTGAAGGATGCACCACCCCAGAAGGTGATGGTAGAGGAGCAGCTGGGGCCGTTTGAGAGACAGTTGCTGAGATTGTTAGGGGGTGTGCCAAATGTATATGAGTTCGccgagacggtggaggggatggatgggaggaaggtgtAA
- the BMT2 gene encoding 25S rRNA (adenine2142-N1)-methyltransferase (EggNog:ENOG503P05N; BUSCO:EOG09263PWF; COG:B): protein MALKKKRPQKSLAAGRPPILQRQPKSITRKSTKALINKHHLLEKRKKQALAKGDDAGVAAIDAEIQALGGLDAYQKASLQGQREDRGGDSSRVLMEWLQPCLTAHKEGSGRMLKMLEVGALSTQNACSQSGYFDITRIDLNSQGEGILQQDFMERPLPKDDTERFDIISLSLVLNFVPDPKGRGDMLKRTTEFLRAAGRYLEAPSLTTNFPSLFLVLPAPCVTNSRYLDEERLVGIMASLGYAKVESKTTQRLVYYFWRREGKGIARRFRKEEIRAGSTRNNFAVVLGYIMDLMSRRAATQARILDIW, encoded by the exons ATGGCGCTCAAGAAGAAACGTCCGCAAAAGAGCTTAGCCGCTGGTCGGCCGCCCATTCTTCAACGCCAACCAAAATCCATCACCAGAAAGTCGACAAAAGCTCtcatcaacaaacaccatctcctcgagaagagaaagaagcagGCGCTTGCCAAGGGTGATGATGCAGGTGTCGCCGCGATCGATGCAGAGATTCAAGCTCTAGGTGGCCTCGATGCATATCAGAAGGCCAGTCTTCAAGGCCAGAGGGAGGACCGCGGCGGTGATAGCTCGAGGGTTCTGATGGAATGGCTGCAGCCATGCCTCACGGCTCATAAAGAGGGATCGGGTCGGATGCTCAAGATGCTCGAGGTTGGCGCGCTCAGCACACAGAATGCTTGCTCTCAGAGCGGCTACTTTGACATTACTCGTATCGATTTGAACAGTCAAGGCGAAGGGATTCTGCAGCAGGATTTCATGGAACGGCCTTTGCCCAAGGATGACACGGAGCGATTCGATATCATCAGCCTGTCGCTCGTTCTGAACTTTGTGCCGGATCCGAAAGGAAGAGGGGACATGCTCAAGCGGACGACGGAGTTTTTGCGCGCAGCCGGCAGATATCTCGAGGCTCCTTCACTGACGACCAACTTTCCGAGTCTCTTCCTGGTGCTCCCCGCGCCATGTGTCACGAACTCGCGGTATCTGGATGAAgagaggttggttgggattATGGCGTCGCTTGGGTACGCGAAGGTTGAGTCCAAGACGACTCAGCGGCTGGTCTACTATTTTTGGAGGAGAGAAGGCAAAGGCATCGCTCGACGTTTCCGAAAGGAAGAGATACGGGCTGGCTCGACACGAAACAactttgctgttgttctGGG CTATATTATGGATCTCATGTCGAGACGTGCGGCAACGCAAGCAAGG ATCCTTGACATCTGGTAA
- the RPL25 gene encoding 60S ribosomal protein L25 (BUSCO:EOG092657YR; COG:J; EggNog:ENOG503P2TQ), translating into MAPKDVKKGGASKAGKGAQAKKAAQAALKGVHAHKKTKVRYSTTFHRPKTLQLSRAPKYPRKSIPHAPRLDEHKVIIHPLNTEGALKKIEEQNTLVFIVDVKANKAQIKLALKKLYDIDTVKINTLIRPDGSKKAFARLTADVDALDIAATKLGLV; encoded by the exons ATGGCTCCCAAGGACGTTAAGAAAG GCGGTGCCTCCAAGGCTGGCAAGGGTGCTcaggcgaagaaggctgctCAGGCTGCCCTCAAGGGT GTCCACGCCCACAAGAAGACCAAGGTCCGCTACAGCACCACCTTCCACCGCCCCAAGACCCTCCAGTTGTCTCGTGCCCCCAAGTACCCCCGCAAGTCGATCCCCCACGCCCCCCGCCTCGACGAGCACAAGgtcatcatccaccccctcaataCCGAGGGTGCCCTTAAGAAGATCGAGGAGCAGAACACcctcgtcttcatcgtcgaTGTCAAGGCCAACAAGGCTCAGATTAAGCTGGCTCTTAAGAAGCTTTACGACATTGACACCGTCAAGATCAACACCTTGATCCGCCCCGACGGCTCCAAGAAGGCCTTCGCCCGCCTCACCGCTGATGTCGATGCCCTCGACATTGCCGCCACCAAGCTCGGCCTCGTCTAA